The Thioalkalivibrio nitratireducens DSM 14787 DNA segment CTGCGGCGCGTTCGATGACGGCGTGGCAGTCCAATTGAAACAGGCCAAGGAGGGCCGTGTGGATCGCCAGGGGGCTTTGCCCCTCGCGATGACGGTGGGGGCTTTGTGGTCGTCACTGCGAGCCCCGGAGGGGCGTGGCAGTCCACACGGCGGTTGGATCGCCACGGGGCTTTGCCTCTCGCGATGACGGTGGGGGCTTTATGGCCGTCATGCGAGCCCCGCACCGCCTCCGTCACTGCGAGCCCCGCAGGGGCGCGGCAGTCCATACGGCGCCTGGATCGCCACGGGCCTTTGGCCCTCGCGATGACGGTGGGGGCTTTGTGACCGTCATGCGAGCCCCGCACCGCCTCCGTCACTGCGAGCCCCGCAGGGGCGCGGCAGTCCATACGGCGCCTGGATCGCCACGGGCCTTTGGCCCTCGCGATGACGGTGGGGGCTTTGTGACCGTCATGCGAGCCCCGCCTCCGTCACTGCGAGCCCCGCAGGGGCGCGGCAGTCCATACGGCGCCTGGATCGCCACGGGCCTTTGGCCCTCGCGATGACGGTGGGGGCTTTGTGGTCGCACGCTCACGCGAATGGGCTCACCGGCGAGCAGGATCCTCTTGGCTTGCCTTGAAGAAGGTTTTTGTGTACACATGATGAGTACACATTGGGTCCTGGGGGCAACATGAAAGAAGTCAGCGTCCGCGAGGCGCGCGAACAGCTTTCCAGCATCCTGAAAGCCGTGGAGCGGGGCGAGGAGGTCGGCATCCTGCGTCGGGGGCGGCCCGTCGCGCGCGTGGTGCGGCCCGCGGGGGATCCCCCGGCATTTCGTTCCCGTGCGGACTTGCGGCAGAGCCTGCCGGCCATGCGGGAGGCCGCCGTCGATACGGTCCGCGCACTGCGGGATAGCGAACGCTACTGATGTTCTACGCGGACACCAGCGCAGTCTTGCCGTTTTA contains these protein-coding regions:
- a CDS encoding type II toxin-antitoxin system Phd/YefM family antitoxin; protein product: MKEVSVREAREQLSSILKAVERGEEVGILRRGRPVARVVRPAGDPPAFRSRADLRQSLPAMREAAVDTVRALRDSERY